One stretch of Acropora muricata isolate sample 2 chromosome 12, ASM3666990v1, whole genome shotgun sequence DNA includes these proteins:
- the LOC136893419 gene encoding BRCA1-associated RING domain protein 1-like codes for MLGWRNTRDALYMLEKLLTCKVCDNLVSDPCSLEACDHIFCRLCIEKLVGSDSKCPECGAFAWVKDMKTNRQLANTVTMCRKMRVLVDNNEQSDNGDDDTLMKCHTDNGSTKAMFWEETQHEVEMGADSYRFSSPEDTTTSDSLNKCAAAVKEVSHNHKRTFKKPKCKTKMQKEEQIDVKETHDCTKLNDKQGETNQLGKDAAKLLSCQSGKSESSEGATPEKGTALGSRKLSKRLQAMQKCFGKKLKPTQARGGRKATSLVNEVLSCDELEPENEAQTDCGIADNTKHLQFAEQKQDEDDLELEKGNGVEQFYTRVKLKDDQCERTTDRNEDIESNGKTRAQKRKLRQVQMLLSFASNPQQESQESNDTKKGLKIDNRKRENKSNNETPVKQGITSRKPPTQNFCSPQNWVSGPSAVKRNIRGETPLHVAAIKGCVESVRKILTEGADPNTKDHAGWTPLHEACNHGYLSIVELLLDYGAMIDTPGGFDHDTPLHDAVSNGRIEVAKLLINSGAPLDIRNKRGLVPIDYATTDEMRAILSASTLKTCSQGSTQVRILSLPENGKFSNGTPKVLLATGLSSEQKANLQTCALTLGAKIVSEFSLSVTHIVTTTNEKGVCPRTIKYLNGVLTGKWIVNYDWIVKCLRQRTWMDERPYEVKGTNDASVDAPKRARINAVKQLPSLFDGCQFFFYGDFFPPHPAKEDLVQMIKYGGGKILSREPKPCVDETLCLPNKVPVQAVYLAPVAYHANPESKLYRCTQYIIYNSLSEKKPHIWETMTLRTLPSTWLMDCASNFAILNPE; via the exons ATGTTAGGTTGGAGAAATACAAGGGATGCTTTATATATGCTAGAAAAGCTTCTGACGTGCAAAGTTTG tGACAACCTGGTATCCGACCCCTGTTCCCTGGAGGCGTGTGATCACATCTTCTGTCG tttatgTATAGAAAAGCTGGTGGGAAGTGATTCCAAATGCCCGGAATGCGGAGCCTTTGCCTGGGttaaggacatgaaaacaaatcGTCAGCTCGCAAACACTGTCACAATGTGTCGCAAGATGAGAGTGTTGGTTGATAATAATGAGCAGAGtgataatggtgatgatgatacACTGATGAAGTGTCACACAGACAACGGCAGCACCAAAG CAATGTTTTGGGAAGAAACACAGCATGAAGTTGAAATGGGAGCTGATTCATATCGGTTCTCGTCACCAGAAGATACTACAACCTCTGATTCACTGAATAAGTGCGCTGCTGCTGTCAAAGAAGTATCGCACAATCATAAGAGAACATTTAAGAAGCCAAAATGCAAGACCAAGATGCAAAAGGAGGAACAAATTGATGTAAAAGAGACACATGATTGTACTAAGTTGAATGACAAGCAAGGAGAAACAAACCAGTTAGGAAAAGATGCTGCAAAGTTGCTATCATGCCAAAGTGGTAAGTCAGAGAGCAGTGAGGGTGCTACACCAGAAAAAGGTACTGCTTTGGGTTCAAGAAAATTATCCAAGAGGCTTCAAGCCATGCAAAAatgctttggaaaaaaattaaaacccaCCCAGGCAAGAGGAGGAAGGAAAGCGACATCATTGGTAAATGAAGTTTTGAGCTGTGATGAGTTAGAACCTGAGAATGAAGCACAGACTGATTGTGGAATTGCAGACAATACCAAGCATTTGCAGTTTGCAGAACAAAAACAGGATGAAGACGATTTGGAATTAGAAAAGGGAAATGGTGTTGAGCAATTTTACACAAGAGTCAAATTGAAAGATGATCAGTGTGAAA GGACCACTGACAGGAATGAAGATATTGAGAGCAATGGCAAAACTAGAGCACAGAAAAGGAAGCTGCGTCAAGTACAAATGCTGCTTTCGTTTGCTAGCAACCCTCAACAAGAGTCACAAGAATCCAATGACACTAAGAAGGGACTAAAGATTGATAATAGGAAGAGAGAAAACAAGAGTAACAACGAAACACCAGTTAAGCAAG GGATTACCAGTAGGAAACCTCCAACTCAGAATTTCTGCAGCCCGCAGAATTGGGTGTCTGGACCCTCTGCTGTTAAGAGAAACATACGAGGCGAGACACCGCTTCATGTTGCAGCCATCAAG GGCTGCGTTGAATCCGTCAGAAAAATTCTCACAGAGGGAGCTGATCCAAACACAAAGGACCATGCAGGATGGACTCCGTTG CATGAAGCGTGTAACCATGGCTATCTATCTATTGTTGAGCTGCTATTGGACTATGGTGCCATGATTGACACTCCAGGGGGGTTTGATCATGACACGCCCTTGCATGATGCCGTCTCCAATGGACGAATAGAGGTGGCGAAGCTGTTGATCAACAGCGGAGCTCCTTTGGACATCCG AAACAAACGAGGACTCGTGCCAATCGATTATGCAACAACGGATGAAATGCGAGCCATCTTGTCAGCATCAACTCTCAAAACGTGCAGTCAAGGGTCAACACAAGTGCGGATTTTATCGCTACCAGAGAACGGAAAG TTTTCAAACGGAACTCCGAAAGTTCTCCTCGCGACTGGTCTTAGCTCTGAGCAAAAG GCAAATCTTCAAACCTGTGCACTCACTCTCGGTGCAAAGATTGTCAGCGAATTCTCTCTTTCTG TTACCCACATTGTTACAACGACAAACGAGAAAGGAGTTTGCCCAAGGACTATCAAGTATTTAAATGGCGTTCTGACCGGAAAATGGATCGTTAACTATGACT GGATAGTAAAATGTCTGCGACAGAGAACGTGGATGGATGAGCGTCCGTATGAAGTCAAAGGAACAAACGATGCTTCTGTTGATGCTCCAAAAAGGGCGCGCATCAATGCTGTCAAACAG CTTCCCAGTCTGTTTGACGGTTGTCAGTTTTTCTTTTACGGGGATTTTTTCCCACCCCACCCTGCTAAGGAAGACCTCGTTCAGATGATCAAGTATGGCGGCGGAAAGATTCTGTCACGTGAGCCTAAACCATGTGTTGACGAAACGCTCTGTTTACCAAATAAGGTGCCTGTGCAAGCGGTTTATTTAGCTCCTGTGGCATACCATGCGAATCCCGAGTCGAAGCTCTACCGTTGCACTCAGTACATCATTTATAATTCGCTCTCCGAAAAAAAGCCGCACATCTGGGAAACCATGACGCTTCGCACTTTACCTTCGACCTGGCTCATGGACTGTGCTTCGAATTTTGCGATTCTTAATCCAGAGTGA